A genomic region of Procambarus clarkii isolate CNS0578487 chromosome 30, FALCON_Pclarkii_2.0, whole genome shotgun sequence contains the following coding sequences:
- the sky gene encoding LOW QUALITY PROTEIN: GTPase-activating protein skywalker (The sequence of the model RefSeq protein was modified relative to this genomic sequence to represent the inferred CDS: inserted 1 base in 1 codon; deleted 3 bases in 3 codons) yields the protein MLSYDIIAYIYPVGFCSHTWHYSHEDTSHPHRPRXSSFKKCQIHSGSDHHINQPKNRRRSLQHEYGLVPDVCDTPTDNSGVERGFAFSQNHLNDAGNNNQTDILDLNQLKVLSARAISISAYPKSFIQWPVDGSTKNKRISEVKKQVKLLGNFIKMTVGGGHHAEALSDDKTPTNPPPFSGHVDMSRIPVHNLAHSADETTMAKWEDIEALMQAGRMKEAKALFRETDWSLGSPARENLWREICRYHSSESDFGDFYYWDTVKQIYGTTELLECSVQLPAFIDTNHKISQSLSPRGVTACERIISVIAFSHPAITYAPSLYAVTSLLLHYMDEVDAYNCVAALVCGAQNKFLTQTKIANEAHWRAAMILGKKHIRGAFSTLSKFGVLQEQIEDAFQNWMWWILAALPITHVVRILDCFLFEGSKVLLRIALAIFQLFVKAVTHDSNMIASLPTRGLNESIMLFCQNIQVNSTHKLLKTAFGIRAFSKSEITKVIVQTEMYLKSQRVMGGTGSGAGQMNVPETLSLNRSVSLEGLPTSESQSNIQMMSHTLTIKELLTLWSWLPMRMTMHQPTLVYTTEEHGCSLTTFFQRVEKHEPTLLCIRTVDDYVFGAYCSTAWAQRHHKDEFGNWQTYFGTGETFLFTLRPTVAKYQWVGISRQQDNAHLSSVEHSAELFMHADSNMITIGGGHGQGIMLDHDFRYGKTETCQTFDNPPLVPNGDFEVKVIEVYSLVNV from the exons ATGTTGTCCTATGACATTATAGCCTATATTTACCCTGTGGGCTTTTGCAGCCACACGTGGCATTACAGTCATGAGGACACCAGCCACCCTCATCGACCAC TAAGCTCATTCAAGAAATGTCAAATACATAGTGGCAGTGACCATCACATCAACCAGCCGAAGAACAGACGCCGATCGTTGCAGCACGAGTACGGCTTGGTCCCAGACGTTTGCGACACTCCAACTGACAACAGTGGTGTTGAACGTGGCTTTGCTTTTAGCCAGAATCACCTCAACGATGCTGGCAAC AACAATCAAACTGATATTCTTGATCTCAATCAGCTAAAGGTAT TATCAGCAAGGGCAATCTCCATTTCGGCTTACCCCAAGTCTTTTATACAGTGGCCAGTTGACGGGTCGACAAAAAATAAGCGCATTTCTGAAGTAAAGAAGCAGGTAA AACTTCTTGGCAACTTTATCAAgatgacagttggtggtgggcaTCATGCTGAAGCTCTCTCAGATGATAAAACCCCTACCAATCCTCCACCTTTCTCGGGCCATGTGGATATGTCCCGAATCCCCGTTCATAATCTTGCGCACTCTGCCGACGAGACTACCATGGCGAAGTGGGAGGATATTGAAGCACTGATGCAAGCAGGGAGAATGAAAGAGG CAAAAGCATTGTTTCGGGAGACAGACTGGAGTCTCGGTAGTCCAGCACGAGAGAAC CTCTGGCGTGAGATATGCCGTTATCATTCCTCTGAAAGTGACTTTGGAGAC TTTTATTACTGGGACACTGTGAAGCAAATTTATGGGACCACCG AACTCTTGGAATGCAGTGTCCAGTTGCCAGCATTCATCGATACAAATCACAAGATATCACAGTCGCTCTCGCCTAGAGGGGTAACAGCTTGTGAGCGAATCATCTCGGTCATTGCATTCAGTCATCCAGCCATTACATACGCTCCATCACTGTATGCTGTGACTTCTCTTCTACTCCATTACATGGATG AAGTGGATGCCTACAACTGTGTGGCTGCCCTTGTGTGTGGGGCCCAGAATAAGTTTCTTACACAGACTAAAATTGCAAATGAAGCCCACTGGAGAGCAGCAATGATACTTGGTAAAAAACACatt AGAGGTGCCTTTTCAACACTGTCTAAATTTGGAGTCCTTCAAGAGCAGATAGAGGATGCATTCCAGAACTGGATGTGGTGGATTTTAGCCGCTTTGCCCATCACACATGTG GTACGAATCCTTGATTGCTTTCTATTTGAGGGGTCAAAGGTCCTATTGAGAATTGCACTGGCTATTTTCCAATTATTTGTAAAGGCAGTCACTCACGATTCAAATATGATTGCATCACTTCCAACTCGAGGACTGAATGAATCTATTATGCTCTTCTGCCAAAATATACAGGTGA ATTCCACCCATAAGTTGCTGAAAACTGCTTTTGGTATCCGTGCTTTTAGCAAGTCTGAAATCACTAAAGTAATTGTTCAGACAGAGATGTACCTTAAAAGCCAGAGAGTGATGGGAGGAACTGGAAGTGGAGCAGGACAGATGAATGTGCCAGAAACGCTCTCCTTAAATCGCTCTGTATCCCTGGAAGGACTTCCTACTTCAGAATCACAGTCCAATATTCAGATGATGTCCCACACACTGACCATTAAGGAG CTCCTGACACTGTGGTCATGGCTTCCGATGAGGATGACAATGCATCAGCCTACTTTGGTGTACACCACTGAAGAACATGGCTGCTCACTGACAACTTTCTTCCAG CGTGTAGAGAAACATGAACCAACTCTCCTCTGCATCCGTACTGTGGATGATTATGTTTTTGGAGCCTACTGTTCAACGGCATGGGCCCAGCGGCACCATAAGGATGAGTTTGGCAACTGGCAGACCTATTTTGGCACCGGGGAAACATTCTTGTTCACTCTTCGGCCAACTGTTGCCAAGTACCAGTGGGTAGGGATCTCCAGACAGCAAGATAATGCACATCTATCATCTGTAGAACATTCAGCAGAACTCTTCATGCATGCTGACAGTAACATGATTACTATTGGAGGAGG ACATGGCCAGGGAATCATGCTGGATCATGATTTCCGATATGGCAAAACTGAAACTTGCCAGACATTTGATAATCCCCCTCTTGTGCCAAATGGAGACTTTGAAGTTAAGGTTATTGAAGTTTACAGTCTGGTTAATGTGTGA